Proteins found in one Acanthopagrus latus isolate v.2019 chromosome 3, fAcaLat1.1, whole genome shotgun sequence genomic segment:
- the LOC119016738 gene encoding lamin-A-like isoform X3 gives MELREVKRRHESRMVEMDNGHQQEFESKLAEALAEMRNQHELQIKMYKDEIEKTYNSKLENARQSADRSSHLVGAAHEELQQTRIRLESMSAQLSQLQKQLAAREAKIRDLEDALSRERDTTRRLLGEKDREMAEMRQQMQQQLDEYQELLDVKLALDMEICAYRKLLEGEEQRLRLSPSPPPIKVTASRSSASAHSRSVNYSSQNSPAKRRRPNDTDSEASSFTGGAVARTRITQQASASGRVTVDEVDLEGKYVRLSNKADEDQNLGNWQLKRQVGSGAPIIFKFPVKFTLKAGHRVTIWASGAGGTHNPPSDLVWKTQPSWGTGDLFQTTLISASGEEMAMRKVTRTQLEEEDDDMQVAHSTCGDSEYNLRSRTVVCGSCGLPSDKSSSCSVSSASRSFRSGGLSEGLLPHSYVFSTSTPRKAGFGMESCPIM, from the exons ATG GAACTGCGGGAAGTCAAGAGGCGCCACGAGTCTCGTATGGTGGAGATGGACAATGGCCACCAGCAAGAGTTTGAAAGCAAGCTGGCGGAGGCGCTGGCCGAGATGCGTAACCAGCACGAGCTGCAGATCAAAATGTACAAGGACGAGATCGAGAAGACGTACAACTCCAAG CTGGAAAATGCCCGTCAGTCGGCCGACAGGAGCAGCCACCTGGTCGGAGCGGCACacgaggagctgcagcagacgcGAATCCGCCTGGAGTCCATGTCGGCTCAGCTCAGCCAGCTGCAGAAACAG CTGGCGGCCCGTGAGGCGAAGATAAGGGACCTGGAGGACGCTCTGTCTCGGGAGCGGGACACCACTCGCCGCCTGCTgggagagaaggacagagaaatGGCCGAGATGAggcagcagatgcagcagcagctggacgagtaccaggagctgctggacgTCAAGCTGGCTCTGGATATGGAGATTTGTGCctacaggaagctgctggaaggagaggagcagag gctgcGTCTCTCCCCAAGCCCCCCGCCCATCAAAGTGACAGCGAGTCGCTCCTCTGCATCAGCTCACTCTCGATCGGTCAACTACAGCAGCCAGAACTCTCCTGCCAAGAGGCGCCGCCCCAACGACACCGACAGCGAGGCCTCCAGCTTCACGGGTGGAGCCGTGGCCCGCACTCGCATCACCCAGCAGGCCTCAGCCAGCGGACGGGTCACCGTGGACGAGGTGGACCTGGAGGGGAAATATGTCCGACTGAGCAACAAAGCAGATGAG GATCAAAACCTGGGGAACTGGCAGCTGAAGCGGCAGGTTGGATCCGGTGCTCCCATCATCTTCAAGTTCCCGGTGAAATTCACCTTGAAGGCCGGACACAGGGTGACG ATCTGGGCTTCTGGTGCTGGTGGGACTCACAATCCTCCCTCTGACCTGGTGTGGAAGACTCAGCCCTCCTGGGGCACCGGAGACCTGTTCCAGACCACCTTGATCAGTGCCAGTGGAGAG gaaATGGCGATGAGGAAGGTGACCCGCACacagctggaagaagaagacgatgaCATG CAGGTGGCTCACAGCACCTGTGGGGACAGTGAGTACAACCTGCGGAGCCGGACGGTGGTCTGCGGCTCCTGCGGACTTCCTTCAGACAAATCCAGCAGCTGCTCGGTGAGCTCAGCCTCCCGCTCGTTCCGCAGCGGAGGCCTCTCCGAGGGTTTACTGCCGCACTCCTACGTGTTCAGCACCAGCACCCCTCGCAAG GCCGGATTTGGAATGGAGAGCTGTCCAATCATGTGA
- the LOC119016738 gene encoding lamin-A-like isoform X2: MATPKNTPRGANTPISPNRITRLQEKEDLSNLNDRLAVYIDKVRFLEAENAGLRLRITESETEVSRELTGLKAAYETELADARQTLDSVAKERARLQLELGKLREDYKELKARNTKKESDLAGAQQRLKDLEALLNSKDASLTTALGEKRNLEVENRDLKAQVAKLDTSLGDARKQLQDEMLRRVDGENRIQTLKEELDFQKNLHSEELREVKRRHESRMVEMDNGHQQEFESKLAEALAEMRNQHELQIKMYKDEIEKTYNSKLENARQSADRSSHLVGAAHEELQQTRIRLESMSAQLSQLQKQLAAREAKIRDLEDALSRERDTTRRLLGEKDREMAEMRQQMQQQLDEYQELLDVKLALDMEICAYRKLLEGEEQRLRLSPSPPPIKVTASRSSASAHSRSVNYSSQNSPAKRRRPNDTDSEASSFTGGAVARTRITQQASASGRVTVDEVDLEGKYVRLSNKADEDQNLGNWQLKRQVGSGAPIIFKFPVKFTLKAGHRVTIWASGAGGTHNPPSDLVWKTQPSWGTGDLFQTTLISASGEEMAMRKVTRTQLEEEDDDMVAHSTCGDSEYNLRSRTVVCGSCGLPSDKSSSCSVSSASRSFRSGGLSEGLLPHSYVFSTSTPRKAGFGMESCPIM, encoded by the exons ATGGCGACGCCCAAAAACACTCCCCGAGGTGCAAACACACCAATCTCCCCCAACCGCATCACTCGCCTCCAGGAGAAGGAAGATCTGTCCAACCTCAACGACCGGCTGGCCGTCTACATCGACAAGGTGCGCTTCCTGGAGGCCGAGAACGCCGGCCTGCGTCTGCGCATCACCGAGTCGGAGACCGAGGTCAGCCGGGAGCTGACGGGCCTGAAGGCGGCGTACGAGACGGAGCTGGCCGATGCCCGTCAGACTCTGGACTCCGTGGCCAAAGAGAGGGCGCGTCTGCAGCTGGAGCTGGGCAAGCTGAGGGAGGACTACAAGGAGCTGAAGGCAAG GAACACCAAAAAGGAGTCGGACTTGGCCGGAGCGCAGCAGAGGCTCAAAGACCTGGAGGCTCTGCTCAACTCCAAGGATGCGTCCCTGACTACGGCTCTGGGAGAGAAGCGCAACCTCGAGGTGGAAAACAGGGACCTGAAGGCGCAGGTTGCCAAG CTGGACACCAGTTTGGGCGATGccaggaagcagctgcaggatgaGATGCTGCGGAGGGTGGACGGAGAGAACCGCATCCAGACCCTCAAGGAGGAACTGGACTTTCAGAAAAACCTCCACTCCGAG GAACTGCGGGAAGTCAAGAGGCGCCACGAGTCTCGTATGGTGGAGATGGACAATGGCCACCAGCAAGAGTTTGAAAGCAAGCTGGCGGAGGCGCTGGCCGAGATGCGTAACCAGCACGAGCTGCAGATCAAAATGTACAAGGACGAGATCGAGAAGACGTACAACTCCAAG CTGGAAAATGCCCGTCAGTCGGCCGACAGGAGCAGCCACCTGGTCGGAGCGGCACacgaggagctgcagcagacgcGAATCCGCCTGGAGTCCATGTCGGCTCAGCTCAGCCAGCTGCAGAAACAG CTGGCGGCCCGTGAGGCGAAGATAAGGGACCTGGAGGACGCTCTGTCTCGGGAGCGGGACACCACTCGCCGCCTGCTgggagagaaggacagagaaatGGCCGAGATGAggcagcagatgcagcagcagctggacgagtaccaggagctgctggacgTCAAGCTGGCTCTGGATATGGAGATTTGTGCctacaggaagctgctggaaggagaggagcagag gctgcGTCTCTCCCCAAGCCCCCCGCCCATCAAAGTGACAGCGAGTCGCTCCTCTGCATCAGCTCACTCTCGATCGGTCAACTACAGCAGCCAGAACTCTCCTGCCAAGAGGCGCCGCCCCAACGACACCGACAGCGAGGCCTCCAGCTTCACGGGTGGAGCCGTGGCCCGCACTCGCATCACCCAGCAGGCCTCAGCCAGCGGACGGGTCACCGTGGACGAGGTGGACCTGGAGGGGAAATATGTCCGACTGAGCAACAAAGCAGATGAG GATCAAAACCTGGGGAACTGGCAGCTGAAGCGGCAGGTTGGATCCGGTGCTCCCATCATCTTCAAGTTCCCGGTGAAATTCACCTTGAAGGCCGGACACAGGGTGACG ATCTGGGCTTCTGGTGCTGGTGGGACTCACAATCCTCCCTCTGACCTGGTGTGGAAGACTCAGCCCTCCTGGGGCACCGGAGACCTGTTCCAGACCACCTTGATCAGTGCCAGTGGAGAG gaaATGGCGATGAGGAAGGTGACCCGCACacagctggaagaagaagacgatgaCATG GTGGCTCACAGCACCTGTGGGGACAGTGAGTACAACCTGCGGAGCCGGACGGTGGTCTGCGGCTCCTGCGGACTTCCTTCAGACAAATCCAGCAGCTGCTCGGTGAGCTCAGCCTCCCGCTCGTTCCGCAGCGGAGGCCTCTCCGAGGGTTTACTGCCGCACTCCTACGTGTTCAGCACCAGCACCCCTCGCAAG GCCGGATTTGGAATGGAGAGCTGTCCAATCATGTGA
- the LOC119016738 gene encoding lamin-A-like isoform X1, whose amino-acid sequence MATPKNTPRGANTPISPNRITRLQEKEDLSNLNDRLAVYIDKVRFLEAENAGLRLRITESETEVSRELTGLKAAYETELADARQTLDSVAKERARLQLELGKLREDYKELKARNTKKESDLAGAQQRLKDLEALLNSKDASLTTALGEKRNLEVENRDLKAQVAKLDTSLGDARKQLQDEMLRRVDGENRIQTLKEELDFQKNLHSEELREVKRRHESRMVEMDNGHQQEFESKLAEALAEMRNQHELQIKMYKDEIEKTYNSKLENARQSADRSSHLVGAAHEELQQTRIRLESMSAQLSQLQKQLAAREAKIRDLEDALSRERDTTRRLLGEKDREMAEMRQQMQQQLDEYQELLDVKLALDMEICAYRKLLEGEEQRLRLSPSPPPIKVTASRSSASAHSRSVNYSSQNSPAKRRRPNDTDSEASSFTGGAVARTRITQQASASGRVTVDEVDLEGKYVRLSNKADEDQNLGNWQLKRQVGSGAPIIFKFPVKFTLKAGHRVTIWASGAGGTHNPPSDLVWKTQPSWGTGDLFQTTLISASGEEMAMRKVTRTQLEEEDDDMQVAHSTCGDSEYNLRSRTVVCGSCGLPSDKSSSCSVSSASRSFRSGGLSEGLLPHSYVFSTSTPRKAGFGMESCPIM is encoded by the exons ATGGCGACGCCCAAAAACACTCCCCGAGGTGCAAACACACCAATCTCCCCCAACCGCATCACTCGCCTCCAGGAGAAGGAAGATCTGTCCAACCTCAACGACCGGCTGGCCGTCTACATCGACAAGGTGCGCTTCCTGGAGGCCGAGAACGCCGGCCTGCGTCTGCGCATCACCGAGTCGGAGACCGAGGTCAGCCGGGAGCTGACGGGCCTGAAGGCGGCGTACGAGACGGAGCTGGCCGATGCCCGTCAGACTCTGGACTCCGTGGCCAAAGAGAGGGCGCGTCTGCAGCTGGAGCTGGGCAAGCTGAGGGAGGACTACAAGGAGCTGAAGGCAAG GAACACCAAAAAGGAGTCGGACTTGGCCGGAGCGCAGCAGAGGCTCAAAGACCTGGAGGCTCTGCTCAACTCCAAGGATGCGTCCCTGACTACGGCTCTGGGAGAGAAGCGCAACCTCGAGGTGGAAAACAGGGACCTGAAGGCGCAGGTTGCCAAG CTGGACACCAGTTTGGGCGATGccaggaagcagctgcaggatgaGATGCTGCGGAGGGTGGACGGAGAGAACCGCATCCAGACCCTCAAGGAGGAACTGGACTTTCAGAAAAACCTCCACTCCGAG GAACTGCGGGAAGTCAAGAGGCGCCACGAGTCTCGTATGGTGGAGATGGACAATGGCCACCAGCAAGAGTTTGAAAGCAAGCTGGCGGAGGCGCTGGCCGAGATGCGTAACCAGCACGAGCTGCAGATCAAAATGTACAAGGACGAGATCGAGAAGACGTACAACTCCAAG CTGGAAAATGCCCGTCAGTCGGCCGACAGGAGCAGCCACCTGGTCGGAGCGGCACacgaggagctgcagcagacgcGAATCCGCCTGGAGTCCATGTCGGCTCAGCTCAGCCAGCTGCAGAAACAG CTGGCGGCCCGTGAGGCGAAGATAAGGGACCTGGAGGACGCTCTGTCTCGGGAGCGGGACACCACTCGCCGCCTGCTgggagagaaggacagagaaatGGCCGAGATGAggcagcagatgcagcagcagctggacgagtaccaggagctgctggacgTCAAGCTGGCTCTGGATATGGAGATTTGTGCctacaggaagctgctggaaggagaggagcagag gctgcGTCTCTCCCCAAGCCCCCCGCCCATCAAAGTGACAGCGAGTCGCTCCTCTGCATCAGCTCACTCTCGATCGGTCAACTACAGCAGCCAGAACTCTCCTGCCAAGAGGCGCCGCCCCAACGACACCGACAGCGAGGCCTCCAGCTTCACGGGTGGAGCCGTGGCCCGCACTCGCATCACCCAGCAGGCCTCAGCCAGCGGACGGGTCACCGTGGACGAGGTGGACCTGGAGGGGAAATATGTCCGACTGAGCAACAAAGCAGATGAG GATCAAAACCTGGGGAACTGGCAGCTGAAGCGGCAGGTTGGATCCGGTGCTCCCATCATCTTCAAGTTCCCGGTGAAATTCACCTTGAAGGCCGGACACAGGGTGACG ATCTGGGCTTCTGGTGCTGGTGGGACTCACAATCCTCCCTCTGACCTGGTGTGGAAGACTCAGCCCTCCTGGGGCACCGGAGACCTGTTCCAGACCACCTTGATCAGTGCCAGTGGAGAG gaaATGGCGATGAGGAAGGTGACCCGCACacagctggaagaagaagacgatgaCATG CAGGTGGCTCACAGCACCTGTGGGGACAGTGAGTACAACCTGCGGAGCCGGACGGTGGTCTGCGGCTCCTGCGGACTTCCTTCAGACAAATCCAGCAGCTGCTCGGTGAGCTCAGCCTCCCGCTCGTTCCGCAGCGGAGGCCTCTCCGAGGGTTTACTGCCGCACTCCTACGTGTTCAGCACCAGCACCCCTCGCAAG GCCGGATTTGGAATGGAGAGCTGTCCAATCATGTGA